Part of the Clostridium sporogenes genome, AAAAACATAATATAGAATGTTTTAGAGGTTCAGAAAGTGATGTATTAGATAGATATTATGAATGTGCTAAAAGATATAATCCTGATTATATAGTGAGGGTTACATCAGATTGCCCATTACTTGAACCTAAGCTAATTGATTATTGGATTAAAAATGCAGTAAAAGATAATATTGATTTTGTGGAAGAAGAAAAAGAATTATTTATAGGATTTGGTTTAGATATATTTAGTTATAATGCATTAGAGAGAATGAAAAATAGAGCTAGTGAAAATAAACAAAAAGAACATGTTGTAGGTTATTATTATGATAATAAAAATGAATTTAAACACAATAAATATCTATTAGAAGATGAACTAAAATATTTATATAGACCATATAGGTTAACATTAGATACAATAGAAGATTTTAATCTTATAAAGGCTATATATGAAAAGTTTTACGAAAATGATTATGTAGAACTTAATAAAGTTATGAACTTTTTGGATACAGATAAAAGTATGCTAAATATTAATAATAATGTATGTCAAAAGAATTATTTTAGAGAATAAATACATACAAAATTTAAAATATCATGGAGAAAAGTGAAAGCTATGATTATAGATGGTAGAAAAATAAAAGCAGGTGAAAAAACATTTATTATTGCAGAAATGTCAGGAAATCATAATCATGATTTTAATAGAGCAGTAGAGATAATTAAAAGAGCTAAATGGGCAGGTGCAGATGCTATTAAAGTTCAAACGTATACTCCTGATACAATAACTATTGATTGTAATAATAAGTATTTTCAAATTAATCAAGGAACAATTTGGGATGGTACTACACTTTACAAAGTTTATAAGACAGCATATACACCATGGGAATGGCAAAAGGAACTAAAGAAGATAGCAGAGGATGAAGGATTAATATTTTTTTCATCACCTTTTGATAATAGTGCAGTAGATTTTTTAGAAGAAATAGATGTACCAGCATATAAAGTTGCATCTTTTGAAATTAATGATATCCCTTTTATAGAGTATATAGCATCTAAGGGAAAACCAGTTATAATATCTACAGGAATAGCTAGAATGGGA contains:
- a CDS encoding cytidylyltransferase domain-containing protein, with protein sequence MNLLIIQAHIGSTRLPGKIMKNICGKEVLLHVYERCVKAKEVNKIIIATSKNTKDDQIEKFCKKHNIECFRGSESDVLDRYYECAKRYNPDYIVRVTSDCPLLEPKLIDYWIKNAVKDNIDFVEEEKELFIGFGLDIFSYNALERMKNRASENKQKEHVVGYYYDNKNEFKHNKYLLEDELKYLYRPYRLTLDTIEDFNLIKAIYEKFYENDYVELNKVMNFLDTDKSMLNINNNVCQKNYFRE